In Erigeron canadensis isolate Cc75 chromosome 7, C_canadensis_v1, whole genome shotgun sequence, one DNA window encodes the following:
- the LOC122606758 gene encoding uncharacterized protein LOC122606758, which produces MDNNGDGKIGIKEYLEFMKDEGYDQMINFSFFNQLDIDRNGTLDFFEVMTVYYIVRSGRPFCDCCKKFITSTYLSCVGCFEDPTGKSFYLCLDCYCRKKCSHTHNGLSRFLDNYTLLEAMKKLKSNELRSPETSSRRCETVPVTDTRNAIVPRSQHVATTLGILNSAVSIANVVAGSSLCSIL; this is translated from the exons ATGGACAATAACGGGGATGGCAAGATAGGCATAAAAGAGTACTTGGAGTTTATGAAAGATGAAGGCTATGATCAAATGATTAATTTCTCATTCTTCAACCAACTTGACATCGACAGAAATGGTACTCTCGACTTTTTTGAAGTCATGACAGTCTACTATATTGTTAGGAGCGGAAGGCCGTTTTGTGATTGTTGTAAGAAATTTATAACCTCTACGTATTTATCGTGTGTCGGGTGCTTTGAAGATCCAACTGGAAAATCCTTTTACCTTTGCCTCGATTGCTATTGTAGGAAAAAATGTTCTCACACTCACAATGGTTTGTCACGCTTCCTGGACAATTATACTTTGCTTGAAGCTATGAAAAAGTTAAAATCGAATGAG CTAAGATCACCCGAAACAAGTTCCAGACGATGTGAAACAGTCCCGGTTACAGATACTCGTAACGCAATTGTCCCTCGTTCG CAACATGTGGCGACAACTTTAGGAATACTCAACTCAGCAGTCAGTATTGCCAACGTAGTAGCTGGAAGTAGTTTATGTTCAATCTTATGA
- the LOC122606751 gene encoding heat shock 70 kDa protein 1-like, with the protein MEGKENEAPAIGIDLGTTYSCVAVWNRNRIEIITNDQGNRTTPSCVAFLDEDRLIGDGAKNQVAMRPASTIFDAKRLIGRKFSDSKVKEDMKLWSFKVKEGADDTPKIVVIYKGQEKEFLVEEISSMILGKMKETAEAYLGKVVKNAVITVPAYFNDSQRQATKDAGTIAGLNVIRLINEPTAAAIAYGLDNKSDIIDKIINVLIFDLGGGTFDVSLLTIEKGGIFEVKAVSGDTHLGGEDFDNNMVDYCIREFKRKWKKDLTGNKRALGRLRFACENAKRILSSATQTSIELDCLHEGIDFSMKFTRAKFEEVNMSLFATCIKTLENCLSDAKMEKSWVDEIILVGGSTRIPKIQTMLREFFDWKELSMSVNPDEAVAYGAAVMASKLSGNKENSSVQDLVLLDVTPLSLGIEITGKVMSVLIPRNTPIPTKKTNSYCTADNQRTTRISVYQGERPRCTDNHLLGEFTVSGFLRTPKGVPNHNVCFEIDANGIITVTAEMLFTGKTDTLTITNETGRLSKEEIKKMVKDAERYKLEDQEFKKKAEAFNALEDFIYKKKNKLKEYEVQAKLDSKSLEHIERAIADAIEWIEDNRAAAVDEIDRMMVFLEFVCKPLI; encoded by the exons ATGGagggaaaagaaaatgaagcaCCAGCTATCGGAATAGACCTTGGAACAACATACTCATGTGTTGCAGTATGGAATCGTAATCGAAtagaaatcataacaaatgATCAAGGCAACCGAACCACACCATCGTGTGTTGCTtttcttgatgaagatcgtctcaTCGGTGATGGTGCCAAGAACCAAGTAGCCATGAGGCCTGCCAGCACCATATTTG ATGCAAAGAGATTGATTGGGAGGAAATTTAGTGATTCCAAGGTGAAGGAAGACATGAAGTTATGGTCTTTCAAGGTCAAAGAAGGGGCAGATGACACACCAAAGATTGTTGTCATTTACAAAGGTCAAGAGAAGGAATTCTTGGTTGAAGAAATTTCATCCATGATTCTTGGCAAGATGAAAGAAACCGCTGAGGCTTACCTTGGAAAAGTTGTGAAAAATGCTGTGATAACTGTCCCGGCTTACTTTAATGACTCCCAACGTCAAGCGACAAAGGATGCAGGTACTATTGCTGGCTTAAATGTCATACGCTTGATCAACGAGCCCACAGCAGCTGCAATTGCATATGGTCTAGACAATAAGTCTGATATTATTGACAAGATTATAAATGTGCTCATCTTTGATTTGGGTGGGGGTACTTTTGATGTCTCTTTGTTGACAATTGAGAAAGGGGGTATTTTTGAAGTGAAAGCTGTTTCTGGTGACACTCATTTAGGAGGGGAGGATTTTGATAACAACATGGTGGATTACTGTATCCGAGAATTCAAAAGGAAATGGAAAAAGGACTTGACAGGGAACAAAAGAGCACTCGGGAGGTTAAGGTTTGCTTGTGAAAATGCAAAAAGAATCCTCTCGAGTGCAACTCAGACATCAATCGAGTTGGATTGCTTGCATGAAGGGATTGATTTTTCAATGAAATTTACTCGAGCTAAATTTGAAGAGGTCAATATGAGTTTGTTTGCTACGTGTATCAAGACGCTAGAGAACTGTTTAAGCGATGCAAAGATGGAAAAGTCATGGGTGGATGAAATTATTCTTGTTGGTGGTTCGACAAGGATACCTAAGATCCAGACTATGTTGCGCGAGTTTTTTGACTGGAAGGAGCTCTCCATGAGCGTGAACCCTGATGAGGCTGTTGCATATGGTGCAGCTGTTATGGCATCAAAGTTAAGCGGTAATAAAGAAAATAGTAGTGTTCAAGATTTGGTATTACTAGATGTCACTCCTTTGTCACTTGGTATAGAAATAACTGGAAAAGTAATGAGTGTTTTGATACCACGAAACACTCCAATCCCTACAAAGAAAACCAATAGTTATTGCACAGCTGACAATCAACGTACCACACGTATCAGCGTGTATCAAGGTGAGAGACCAAGATGTACGGATAACCATTTGTTGGGGGAGTTCACTGTTTCTGGATTTCTAAGAACTCCAAAAGGAGTCCCGAATCATAATGTATGCTTTGAAATAGATGCCAACGGTATCATCACGGTCACTGCTGAAATGTTATTCACGGGTAAGACAGACACACTGACCATAACAAATGAAACTGGGAGGCTATCCAAAGAAGAGATCAAGAAGATGGTAAAAGATGCCGAAAGGTACAAACTCGAGGACCAAGAATTCAAGAAGAAAGCGGAAGCATTCAATGCGTTAGAGGATTTCATATACAAGAAGAAGAATAAGCTTAAAGAATATGAAGTTCAAGCGAAGTTGGACTCCAAGAGTCTGGAGCACATCGAGCGTGCTATTGCTGATGCGATCGAGTGGATTGAGGATAATCGAGCTGCAGCTGTTGACGAGATTGACAGAATGATGGTATTCCTAGAGTTTGTTTGCAAGCCACTTATTTAG